Proteins co-encoded in one Ziziphus jujuba cultivar Dongzao chromosome 9, ASM3175591v1 genomic window:
- the LOC112492946 gene encoding protein RADIALIS-like 4, translated as MDTNDFPKVLCGWSWEENKQFELALAVVDEQDPDRWQEVAAKIGGQKSAEDVQKHYVILLEDLQVIESGQLDHKLGLGLGLGEAHNNYVQLDCIQSAVCWTNEDNDLLVQLDLN; from the exons atggatacgAATGATTTTCCCAAGGTGTTGTGTGGCTGGAGTTGGGAGGAGAACAAGCAATTTGAGCTGGCTCTGGCTGTGGTTGATGAACAAGACCCAGATCGGTGGCAAGAGGTCGCAGCCAAGATTGGAGGCCAGAAGAGTGCTGAGGATGTACAGAAACATTACGTTATCCTTCTGGAGGATTTGCAGGTCATAGAGTCTGGTCAATTGGACCATAAACTGGGACTGGGACTGGGACTGGGAGAAGCACACAATAATTATGTCCAACTCGACTGTATTCAATCCGCCGTATGCTGGACCAATGAAGATAACGA TTTGCTGGTTCAGTTGGACTTGAATTAG